Proteins encoded together in one Panthera uncia isolate 11264 chromosome A2, Puncia_PCG_1.0, whole genome shotgun sequence window:
- the IL17RB gene encoding interleukin-17 receptor B isoform X2, whose translation MSLALLSLAALCWGLVSTEPTIQCGSEPGPSPEWMIQHTLTPGDLRDLRVEPVRSRVGMEDYSILMNVSWVLRADASIRLLKATKICVTGKSNLQSYSCVRCNYTEAFQTQTRPFGGRWTFSYVGFPVELNTVYFIGAHNIPNANMNEDSPSMSVNFTSPGCLDHIMKYQKKCIKAGSLWDPNVTACKKNKTVVEVNFTTSPLGNKYMALIQNRIVIGFSNVLENKPPTRTSVVIPVTGESEGAMVQLTPYFHTCGNDCIRRKGTVVLCPQTGISFPLDGRRSMMGGWWPFFLPALLGATALLAAGIYVIWRHKRIKKASFPTATLLAPIKVLVVYPSEICFHHTVCHFTEFLQNHCRSEVILEEWQKKKIAEMGPVQWLTTQKKAVDKIVFLLSNDVNTMCDSTCDKSEGSPHENSQDLFPLAFNLFCSDLRNQTPLRKYMVVYFREADTKDEYSALSVCPKYRLMKDAPAFCTELLRVEQHMSAGKRLTACSM comes from the exons ATGTCGCTAGCGCTGCTGAGTCTGGCCGCGCTGTGCTGGGGATTGGTTTCCACGGAGCCG aCCATTCAGTGTGGCTCTGAACCTG GACCGTCTCCAGAGTGGATGATCCAACACACTCTGACCCCAGGAGACTTGAGGGACCTCCGAGTGGAACCTGTTAGAAGCAGAGTTGGAATGGAGGACTATTCAATTTTGATGAATGTGAGCTGGGTACTCCGGGCAGATG CCAGCATCCGCTTGTTGAAGGCCACCAAGATCTGCGTGACAGGCAAGAGTAACCTCCAGTCCTACAGCTGCGTGAGGTGCAATTACACAGAAGCCTTCCAGACTCAGACCAGACCCTTTGGCGGCAGA TGGACGTTTTCCTACGTAGGTTTTCCTGTGGAGCTGAACACAGTCTACTTCATTGGGGCCCACAATATCCCCAATGCAAATATGAATGAAGACAGCCCCTCCATGTCTGTGAATTTCACCTCACCAG GCTGCCTAGACCACATAATGAAATACCAAAAAAAGTGCATCAAGGCAG GAAGTCTGTGGGATCCCAACGTCACTGCCTGTAAGAAGAACAAGACGGTGGTGGAAGTGAATTTTACAACCAGCCCCCTTGGAAACAAATACATGGCTCTCATCCAAAATCGCATCGTAATCGGGTTTTCTAACGTGCTGGAG AACAAACCCCCAACGCGAACTTCTGTGGTGATCCCAGTGACTGGGGAGAGTGAAGGTGCTATGGTCCAG CTGACTCCATATTTCCATACTTGTGGCAATGACTGCATCCGACGCAAAGGAACAGTTGTGCTTTGCCCACAGACTGGCATCTCCTTCCCACTGGATGGTC GCAGAAGCATGATGGGTGGCTGGTGGCCTTTCTTCCTCCCAGCCCTGCTGGGGGCCACAGCATTGCTGGCGGCTGGGATCTATGTAATATGGAGGCACA AAAGGATCAAGAAGGCCTCCTTCCCTACTGCCACCCTCCTGGCCCCCATTAAGGTTCTTGTGGTTTACCCATCTGAAATATGCTTCCATCACACAGTGTGTCACTTCACTGAATTTCTTCAAAACCACTGCAGAAGCGAGGTTATTCTTGAAGagtggcagaaaaagaaaatagcggAGATGGGTCCAGTGCAGTGGCTTACCACTCAGAAGAAAGCAGTGGATAAAATCGTTTTCCTACTTTCCAATGACGTCAACACCATGTGTGATAGTACCTGTGACAAGAGTGAGGGCAGCCCCCATGAGAACTCCCAAGACCTGTTCCCCCTTGCCTTTAACCTCTTCTGCAGCGATCTGAGAAACCAGACTCCCCTTCGCAAATACATGGTGGTCTATTTTAGAGAGGCAGATACCAAAGACGAGTACAGTGCGCTCAGTGTCTGCCCCAAGTACCGCCTCATGAAGGACGCTCCTGCTTTCTGTACAGAACTTCTCCGTGTCGAGCAGCACATGTCAGCGGGAAAGAGGCTGACAGCCTGTTCCATGTAG
- the IL17RB gene encoding interleukin-17 receptor B isoform X1 → MTIQCGSEPGPSPEWMIQHTLTPGDLRDLRVEPVRSRVGMEDYSILMNVSWVLRADASIRLLKATKICVTGKSNLQSYSCVRCNYTEAFQTQTRPFGGRWTFSYVGFPVELNTVYFIGAHNIPNANMNEDSPSMSVNFTSPGCLDHIMKYQKKCIKAGSLWDPNVTACKKNKTVVEVNFTTSPLGNKYMALIQNRIVIGFSNVLENKPPTRTSVVIPVTGESEGAMVQLTPYFHTCGNDCIRRKGTVVLCPQTGISFPLDGRRSMMGGWWPFFLPALLGATALLAAGIYVIWRHKRIKKASFPTATLLAPIKVLVVYPSEICFHHTVCHFTEFLQNHCRSEVILEEWQKKKIAEMGPVQWLTTQKKAVDKIVFLLSNDVNTMCDSTCDKSEGSPHENSQDLFPLAFNLFCSDLRNQTPLRKYMVVYFREADTKDEYSALSVCPKYRLMKDAPAFCTELLRVEQHMSAGKRLTACSM, encoded by the exons atg aCCATTCAGTGTGGCTCTGAACCTG GACCGTCTCCAGAGTGGATGATCCAACACACTCTGACCCCAGGAGACTTGAGGGACCTCCGAGTGGAACCTGTTAGAAGCAGAGTTGGAATGGAGGACTATTCAATTTTGATGAATGTGAGCTGGGTACTCCGGGCAGATG CCAGCATCCGCTTGTTGAAGGCCACCAAGATCTGCGTGACAGGCAAGAGTAACCTCCAGTCCTACAGCTGCGTGAGGTGCAATTACACAGAAGCCTTCCAGACTCAGACCAGACCCTTTGGCGGCAGA TGGACGTTTTCCTACGTAGGTTTTCCTGTGGAGCTGAACACAGTCTACTTCATTGGGGCCCACAATATCCCCAATGCAAATATGAATGAAGACAGCCCCTCCATGTCTGTGAATTTCACCTCACCAG GCTGCCTAGACCACATAATGAAATACCAAAAAAAGTGCATCAAGGCAG GAAGTCTGTGGGATCCCAACGTCACTGCCTGTAAGAAGAACAAGACGGTGGTGGAAGTGAATTTTACAACCAGCCCCCTTGGAAACAAATACATGGCTCTCATCCAAAATCGCATCGTAATCGGGTTTTCTAACGTGCTGGAG AACAAACCCCCAACGCGAACTTCTGTGGTGATCCCAGTGACTGGGGAGAGTGAAGGTGCTATGGTCCAG CTGACTCCATATTTCCATACTTGTGGCAATGACTGCATCCGACGCAAAGGAACAGTTGTGCTTTGCCCACAGACTGGCATCTCCTTCCCACTGGATGGTC GCAGAAGCATGATGGGTGGCTGGTGGCCTTTCTTCCTCCCAGCCCTGCTGGGGGCCACAGCATTGCTGGCGGCTGGGATCTATGTAATATGGAGGCACA AAAGGATCAAGAAGGCCTCCTTCCCTACTGCCACCCTCCTGGCCCCCATTAAGGTTCTTGTGGTTTACCCATCTGAAATATGCTTCCATCACACAGTGTGTCACTTCACTGAATTTCTTCAAAACCACTGCAGAAGCGAGGTTATTCTTGAAGagtggcagaaaaagaaaatagcggAGATGGGTCCAGTGCAGTGGCTTACCACTCAGAAGAAAGCAGTGGATAAAATCGTTTTCCTACTTTCCAATGACGTCAACACCATGTGTGATAGTACCTGTGACAAGAGTGAGGGCAGCCCCCATGAGAACTCCCAAGACCTGTTCCCCCTTGCCTTTAACCTCTTCTGCAGCGATCTGAGAAACCAGACTCCCCTTCGCAAATACATGGTGGTCTATTTTAGAGAGGCAGATACCAAAGACGAGTACAGTGCGCTCAGTGTCTGCCCCAAGTACCGCCTCATGAAGGACGCTCCTGCTTTCTGTACAGAACTTCTCCGTGTCGAGCAGCACATGTCAGCGGGAAAGAGGCTGACAGCCTGTTCCATGTAG